The following are encoded together in the Pseudodesulfovibrio indicus genome:
- a CDS encoding molybdopterin-dependent oxidoreductase, with translation MSQRKIITTCTRDCPNSCGLVATVEDGKLVKLSGDPNHPLTGGVACHKTAKYVKRVYSAERITHPLRKVDGRWQRASWDEVLDLLADKLKTVVAESGPEAVLYYQGYGERTALKLLNKYFFNLLGGATTMRGSLCGGAGQGAQNLDFGDRVSHDPLDHYNSNSMVLWARNPASTNISLVKIARDIRKRGGRVVVVDPARSRSVDFATDHIRPKPGRDGCLAMAASKLILKAGAEDRDFLENRAVGWPEYKAILDAFSVPELCSMAGVPVSDAELLADTLMHQHPTSILLGWGLHRHEYAHYAIRPIDALGGIAGTLGVPGGGVSQGFEEYGPYDQTYWGDGLHPNQRTLVIGKVGEEILNARDPEIRVIVVTAGNPVCMAPNSSRIVEAFGKAEMVVYSGHFMDDTAELADVFLPATTFLEEDDLMASYGHNFVGPVNPAIEPVGETKSEFQMFQELAARFPFAGEYRRSVDEWLETICTPLWEQGATLEELRKGPFRLNAPMVPYADGTFPTESGKFQLMTEFDPSVLEDDDPDFPYKFLTIAPHGYICSERTLAEHEALPSIRLATGEAHKRGLKDGDHVLVRSAYGSLLALLRVDEGMRSDVVIAERGGWNKAGHGFNLLTRDMVSVVGQGTPFYETRVTIEPHPEDPVIGSRVLVVQNSDESPGGHFTKELARMGCVLTTLNPAGGDPLPPTPEGYDRLVVLGGPQHAFDDEAGPYFPALLRLMRDFDAAGKPVAGICLGCQLLARAFGASIWTMPELEFGYVALSLTESGEGDPVLGQAGPIPPLMEFHEDSFDLPEGAVLLAESEACAHQSFRIGRASYGFQFHLELDSLGAERWFEEFQNERIGTYAKYRSQFTDEFFADMRSRFPLLVQQSGDFCRKVAVNWLRLAVES, from the coding sequence ATGAGCCAACGCAAGATCATCACTACCTGCACCCGCGACTGTCCCAACTCCTGCGGCCTGGTCGCCACGGTCGAGGACGGGAAGCTGGTCAAGCTCTCCGGCGATCCGAACCATCCGCTGACCGGCGGCGTGGCCTGCCACAAGACCGCGAAATACGTGAAGCGGGTCTACAGCGCGGAGCGCATCACCCACCCCCTGCGCAAGGTCGACGGGCGGTGGCAACGCGCCTCCTGGGACGAGGTCCTGGACCTGCTGGCCGACAAGCTCAAGACGGTCGTGGCCGAGTCCGGGCCGGAGGCGGTCCTCTATTACCAGGGGTACGGCGAGCGCACGGCCCTGAAGCTCCTGAACAAGTATTTCTTCAACCTGCTCGGCGGGGCGACCACCATGCGCGGCTCCCTGTGCGGCGGGGCGGGGCAGGGGGCCCAGAATCTCGACTTCGGCGACCGGGTGTCCCACGATCCCCTGGACCACTACAACTCCAACTCCATGGTCCTGTGGGCGCGCAACCCGGCGTCCACCAACATCTCCCTGGTGAAGATCGCCAGGGACATCCGAAAGCGGGGCGGGCGCGTGGTGGTCGTGGACCCGGCGCGCTCCCGGTCCGTGGACTTCGCCACCGACCACATCCGGCCCAAGCCGGGGCGCGACGGCTGCCTGGCCATGGCCGCGTCCAAGCTCATCCTTAAGGCCGGGGCCGAGGACCGCGATTTCCTGGAGAACCGCGCCGTGGGCTGGCCCGAATACAAGGCGATCCTCGATGCCTTTTCCGTGCCCGAGCTGTGCTCCATGGCCGGGGTGCCGGTGTCCGACGCCGAGCTGCTGGCCGACACCCTCATGCACCAGCACCCCACCTCCATCCTCCTGGGCTGGGGGCTGCACCGCCACGAGTACGCGCACTACGCCATCCGGCCCATCGACGCCCTGGGCGGCATCGCCGGGACCCTGGGCGTGCCGGGCGGCGGCGTCAGCCAGGGGTTCGAGGAGTACGGACCCTATGACCAGACATACTGGGGCGACGGGCTGCACCCGAACCAGCGCACCCTGGTCATCGGCAAGGTGGGCGAGGAGATCCTGAACGCCCGCGACCCGGAGATCCGCGTGATCGTGGTCACGGCGGGCAACCCGGTCTGCATGGCTCCCAACTCGTCCAGGATCGTGGAGGCGTTCGGCAAGGCCGAGATGGTCGTCTATTCCGGCCATTTCATGGACGACACCGCCGAGCTGGCGGACGTCTTCCTGCCCGCCACGACCTTCCTGGAGGAGGACGACCTGATGGCCAGCTACGGCCACAACTTCGTCGGCCCGGTGAATCCGGCCATCGAGCCGGTGGGCGAGACCAAATCCGAATTTCAGATGTTCCAGGAGCTGGCCGCGCGGTTCCCCTTTGCCGGGGAGTACCGGCGGTCCGTGGATGAATGGCTCGAAACCATCTGCACCCCTTTATGGGAGCAGGGCGCGACCCTGGAGGAGTTGCGCAAGGGGCCGTTTCGGCTGAACGCGCCCATGGTCCCCTATGCGGACGGCACCTTCCCCACGGAGTCGGGCAAGTTCCAGCTCATGACCGAGTTCGACCCCTCGGTGCTGGAGGACGACGACCCGGACTTTCCCTACAAGTTCCTGACCATCGCGCCCCACGGCTACATCTGCTCCGAGCGGACCCTGGCCGAGCACGAAGCGCTGCCGTCCATCCGGCTGGCCACGGGCGAAGCCCACAAGCGCGGCCTGAAGGACGGGGACCACGTCCTGGTCCGCTCGGCCTACGGCAGCCTCCTGGCGCTGCTCAGGGTGGACGAGGGCATGCGCAGCGACGTGGTCATCGCCGAGCGCGGCGGCTGGAACAAGGCGGGACACGGCTTCAACCTGCTGACCCGGGACATGGTCAGCGTGGTGGGCCAGGGGACGCCCTTTTATGAGACCCGGGTGACCATCGAGCCGCACCCGGAGGACCCGGTCATAGGCTCCCGCGTGCTGGTGGTCCAGAACTCGGACGAATCGCCCGGCGGGCATTTCACCAAGGAGCTGGCGCGCATGGGGTGTGTGCTGACCACCCTCAACCCCGCCGGGGGCGACCCGCTCCCGCCGACCCCGGAAGGGTATGACCGGCTGGTGGTCCTGGGCGGCCCGCAACACGCCTTCGACGACGAGGCCGGACCGTATTTCCCGGCGCTCCTGCGCCTGATGCGCGACTTCGACGCGGCGGGCAAACCCGTGGCAGGCATCTGCCTCGGCTGCCAGCTCCTGGCCCGGGCCTTCGGCGCGTCCATCTGGACCATGCCGGAACTGGAGTTCGGCTACGTCGCGCTCTCCCTGACCGAGTCCGGGGAAGGGGACCCCGTCCTGGGCCAGGCCGGTCCCATCCCGCCGCTCATGGAGTTTCACGAGGACTCCTTCGACCTGCCCGAGGGGGCGGTCCTGCTGGCCGAAAGCGAAGCCTGCGCCCACCAGTCCTTCCGGATCGGCCGGGCGTCCTACGGGTTCCAGTTCCACCTGGAGCTGGACTCCCTCGGCGCGGAGAGGTGGTTCGAGGAGTTCCAGAACGAGCGGATCGGCACCTACGCCAAGTACCGTTCCCAGTTCACGGACGAGTTTTTCGCCGACATGCGTTCCCGGTTCCCCCTCCTTGTCCAGCAGTCGGGGGACTTCTGCCGGAAGGTGGCCGTGAACTGGCTCAGGCTGGCCGTCGAGTCCTGA
- a CDS encoding radical SAM protein → MINIFVTYRCNLACSYCFARELHTEYPHDLSAENFDRLLDWMVGAQLPAAAFIGGEPTLHPALADMVARTAEAGIAPVLFTNGLFPTALADRLIPHVTNFVVNYNEPDMYAEGQAALLDANLSRIAGSGSRLTFSKNFSSRYCGYEYLLEACARYGVQSVRYDISRPSFSSTNDHFTNDDTRRVISHIVRFVKACEGRGVRTGLDCSVRLCDLKVEDRNYLERVSMKFSGVCHPSIDIHPDLSASYCLPMRDVSVPDVTAFPGQDALMWHFADRVRAMRQTNVSTDCLECKDFMRRCQGGCMALRRAARRAEKKGKE, encoded by the coding sequence ATGATCAACATCTTCGTCACCTACCGGTGCAACCTCGCCTGCTCCTACTGCTTCGCCAGGGAGCTGCACACCGAGTATCCGCACGACCTGAGCGCGGAGAACTTCGACCGGCTCCTGGACTGGATGGTCGGGGCGCAGCTTCCGGCGGCGGCCTTCATCGGCGGCGAGCCGACCCTGCACCCGGCGCTGGCCGACATGGTCGCGCGCACGGCCGAGGCGGGCATCGCCCCGGTCCTGTTCACCAACGGCCTGTTCCCCACGGCGCTGGCCGACCGGCTGATCCCGCACGTGACCAACTTCGTGGTCAACTACAACGAGCCGGACATGTACGCCGAGGGACAGGCCGCGCTCCTGGACGCCAACCTGTCCCGCATCGCCGGGTCCGGTTCGCGGCTGACCTTCTCCAAGAACTTCTCCAGCCGGTACTGCGGCTACGAGTACCTGCTGGAGGCGTGCGCCCGCTACGGGGTGCAGTCCGTGCGCTACGACATCTCCCGGCCGTCCTTCTCGTCGACCAACGACCATTTTACCAACGACGACACCCGGCGGGTCATCTCGCACATCGTCCGCTTCGTGAAGGCGTGCGAGGGCCGGGGGGTCCGCACCGGTCTTGATTGCAGCGTCCGTTTGTGCGACCTCAAGGTCGAGGACCGCAACTACCTGGAGCGGGTGTCCATGAAGTTCTCCGGGGTCTGCCATCCGTCCATAGACATCCATCCGGACCTGTCGGCGTCGTACTGCCTGCCCATGCGGGACGTCTCGGTGCCGGACGTGACGGCCTTCCCCGGCCAGGATGCGCTCATGTGGCACTTCGCCGACCGCGTCCGGGCCATGCGGCAGACCAACGTGTCCACCGACTGTCTGGAGTGCAAGGACTTCATGCGCCGCTGCCAGGGCGGGTGCATGGCCCTGCGCCGGGCCGCGCGCCGGGCGGAGAAAAAGGGAAAGGAATAA
- a CDS encoding ABC transporter ATP-binding protein gives MSTTQTGRATPVLHLESVSKRFRANQALSAVDFVVPEASLTVILGPAGAGKTTTLRIIAGLETPDEGKVLLGGADVGRWEPRDRNVAMIFDNLALYPNKNGYDNIASPLVIRKESAEVIKERVEAIAKTLQITHVLGRLPKTMSGGEKQRVALGRALIRTPQLFLLDEPLSSLDAKLRIELRAELRRMQRDHGYTFLMATPDYHEAMAIADTVVMLSKGRVVQIDAPQVVYDLPADRETACFVGAPQINLLEGVYDEGSGGLSIPSAGVSLDLPDHLRPLLKARVTGFELGIRPENLVLAAPENAPVKGDLVDIEPLGPKSVATVRCANAEFRVLIDSREVPGLDVGSPIGVTPVNAERMLAFDLQTGLRLTA, from the coding sequence ATGTCCACCACGCAGACCGGGCGCGCGACCCCCGTCCTTCACCTGGAATCCGTGTCCAAGCGGTTCCGCGCCAACCAGGCCCTGAGCGCGGTGGACTTCGTGGTCCCCGAGGCCTCGCTGACCGTCATCCTCGGCCCGGCCGGGGCGGGCAAGACCACCACCCTGCGGATCATCGCCGGGCTGGAGACCCCGGACGAGGGCAAGGTCCTCCTGGGCGGGGCCGACGTCGGGCGGTGGGAGCCGCGCGACCGCAACGTGGCCATGATCTTCGACAACCTGGCCCTGTACCCGAACAAGAACGGCTACGACAACATCGCCTCCCCCCTGGTCATCCGCAAGGAATCCGCCGAGGTCATCAAGGAGCGGGTGGAGGCCATCGCCAAGACCCTGCAGATCACCCACGTGCTGGGCAGGCTGCCCAAGACCATGTCCGGCGGCGAGAAGCAGCGCGTGGCCCTGGGCCGGGCGCTCATCCGCACCCCGCAGCTCTTCCTGCTCGACGAGCCGCTCTCCAGCCTCGACGCCAAGCTGCGCATCGAGCTGCGCGCCGAGCTGCGGCGCATGCAGCGCGACCACGGATACACCTTTCTCATGGCCACCCCGGACTATCACGAGGCCATGGCCATCGCGGACACGGTGGTCATGCTGAGCAAGGGGCGGGTGGTCCAGATCGACGCGCCCCAGGTGGTCTACGACCTGCCCGCCGACCGCGAGACAGCCTGCTTCGTGGGCGCGCCCCAGATCAACCTTTTGGAGGGCGTCTACGACGAGGGCTCGGGCGGGCTGTCCATCCCTTCCGCCGGGGTTTCCCTGGACCTGCCCGATCATCTCCGGCCGCTGCTCAAGGCGCGGGTGACCGGCTTCGAGCTGGGCATCAGGCCGGAGAACCTGGTCCTGGCCGCGCCCGAGAATGCGCCGGTCAAGGGCGACCTGGTGGACATCGAGCCTCTGGGGCCCAAGTCCGTGGCCACCGTGCGCTGCGCCAACGCCGAGTTCCGGGTGCTCATCGACAGCCGCGAGGTCCCGGGCCTGGACGTGGGCTCGCCCATCGGCGTCACCCCGGTGAACGCCGAGCGCATGCTCGCCTTCGACCTGCAAACCGGACTGCGGCTGACGGCATGA
- a CDS encoding ABC transporter ATP-binding protein has protein sequence MSRPKLELVQLRKEYSGGSVIAVDDIDLAVEAGETVALLGSSGCGKSTTLNMIVGLEQPTGGDIQIDGATVVNTPAGQRNVGLVFQDYAVFTHMTVRKNLAFGLEVRGKYVLEINRAVEGVAELLGMTDKLDVSVKELGGSELQRVAIGRTLVTKPEILLLDEPLSNLEAEARLAMRRELRRLQSEIGLTIIYVTHDQVEALSLADRIAVMNAGHILQVEETSSIFGRPDHTFVAGFLGSPPMNLLRGRFATDGGAIRFRKDGFALAMGESADGPAPTGFFTLGIRPEALSLSTSDHPVIAGRINNVEPRGPEMVVTVDADNELLKLVTPPVAGLRTGDPVGLDLDYESLVFFGGDSNRRESVEVAGRVY, from the coding sequence ATGAGCAGACCCAAACTGGAACTGGTGCAGCTGAGAAAGGAATATTCCGGCGGCAGCGTCATCGCGGTGGACGACATCGACCTGGCCGTGGAGGCCGGGGAGACCGTGGCCCTGCTCGGATCGAGCGGCTGCGGCAAGTCCACCACCCTGAACATGATCGTGGGGCTGGAGCAGCCCACCGGCGGCGACATCCAGATCGACGGCGCCACGGTGGTCAACACCCCGGCGGGGCAGCGCAACGTGGGCCTGGTCTTCCAGGACTACGCGGTCTTCACCCACATGACCGTGCGCAAGAACCTGGCCTTCGGCCTGGAAGTGCGCGGCAAGTACGTGCTCGAAATCAACCGCGCCGTGGAAGGGGTGGCCGAGCTGCTCGGCATGACGGACAAGCTCGACGTCAGCGTCAAGGAGCTGGGCGGCTCGGAACTCCAACGGGTGGCCATCGGCCGCACCCTGGTGACCAAGCCGGAGATCCTGCTCCTGGACGAGCCGCTCTCCAACCTGGAGGCCGAGGCGAGGCTGGCCATGCGCCGCGAGCTGCGGCGGCTGCAGAGCGAGATCGGCCTGACCATCATCTACGTGACCCACGACCAGGTGGAGGCGCTCTCCCTGGCCGACCGCATCGCGGTCATGAACGCGGGCCACATCCTGCAGGTGGAGGAGACCTCCTCCATCTTCGGCCGCCCGGACCACACCTTCGTGGCCGGATTCCTCGGCTCGCCCCCCATGAACCTCCTGCGCGGCCGGTTCGCCACCGACGGCGGGGCCATCCGGTTCCGCAAGGACGGGTTCGCCCTGGCCATGGGCGAGAGCGCCGACGGCCCGGCCCCCACCGGGTTCTTCACCCTGGGCATCCGGCCCGAGGCGCTGTCCCTGTCCACGTCCGACCATCCGGTCATCGCGGGGCGCATCAACAACGTCGAGCCGCGCGGCCCGGAGATGGTCGTCACCGTGGACGCGGACAACGAGCTGCTGAAGCTGGTCACGCCGCCTGTGGCCGGATTGCGCACGGGCGATCCCGTGGGCCTTGATCTTGATTACGAGTCCCTGGTCTTCTTCGGCGGGGACAGCAACCGCCGCGAATCCGTCGAAGTGGCGGGGAGGGTTTACTGA
- a CDS encoding carbohydrate ABC transporter permease gives MHDKKLSPVQTVIMGLALIIVLFPVFWILMTAIKPPTDWNASPAIWVPSEPTFVNFQTLFDPEALGKYGVGGVSQPATRAVFGSLLATIVSTTLSVFIGLFSAIGISRYGNNSKSTPLVILSGRMFPPAAIAVPFVIIFSNIGLIDSYTGLIAIYVAVTLPFSTWMLKSFVDDLPRQIEEAAMIDGRSKLAAHLTVTIPLIKGGLFATTMFIFILNWSEFMFALVLSYSNISTIPVQLAKYVTATAGTLYGVQAALAVLAMIPLVIVGYLIQGHLARGMTFGAIKQ, from the coding sequence ATGCACGACAAGAAACTCTCCCCGGTCCAGACGGTTATCATGGGCCTGGCCCTGATCATCGTCCTGTTCCCGGTCTTCTGGATCCTGATGACGGCCATCAAGCCGCCCACCGACTGGAACGCCTCCCCGGCCATCTGGGTCCCGTCCGAGCCGACCTTCGTCAACTTCCAGACCCTGTTCGACCCCGAGGCGCTGGGCAAGTACGGCGTGGGCGGCGTGAGCCAGCCCGCCACCCGCGCGGTCTTCGGCTCCCTGCTGGCGACCATCGTCTCCACCACCCTGTCGGTGTTCATCGGCCTGTTCTCGGCCATCGGCATCTCGCGCTACGGGAACAACTCCAAGTCCACGCCCCTGGTCATCCTGTCCGGGCGCATGTTCCCGCCCGCGGCCATCGCCGTGCCGTTCGTGATCATCTTCTCGAACATCGGGCTCATCGACAGCTACACCGGGCTGATCGCCATCTACGTGGCCGTGACCCTGCCGTTCTCCACCTGGATGCTGAAGTCCTTCGTGGACGACCTGCCCCGGCAGATCGAGGAGGCGGCCATGATCGACGGGCGCAGCAAGCTGGCCGCGCACCTGACCGTGACCATCCCGCTGATCAAGGGCGGGCTGTTCGCCACGACCATGTTCATCTTCATCCTCAACTGGTCGGAGTTCATGTTCGCCCTGGTCCTGTCCTATTCGAACATCTCGACCATCCCGGTCCAGCTCGCCAAGTACGTCACCGCCACGGCGGGAACGCTCTACGGCGTGCAGGCCGCCCTGGCCGTGCTGGCCATGATTCCCCTGGTCATCGTCGGCTACCTCATCCAAGGCCACCTCGCCCGTGGCATGACTTTCGGAGCGATCAAGCAATGA
- a CDS encoding carbohydrate ABC transporter permease has protein sequence MTQTPSSTSPSGKGLSNKAIARIFTVPGQVVSVLVLVMPLLVALYMSFTDWSPTRGSLFDAFFVGFENYSELLVYDTRFIYAVIRTFLISSVCLCLEFTFGLGLAVLFMRKFRGKSVLFSAFLTPMMILPVVVGYIFWMLFQSNGPINQMLEFCFGAEAAMEWFKHAPTAIFAVIITEVWHWTPLFFLILLSGLNSVPENPVRAAVILGANPRQVFWRVVMPTLKPVIIVAFVIRAMEVIKLFDEVYMLTRGGPGSSTETISLYIYKLAFNDFQLAYGAAAAFLVLVGSLLLVHMLLAPVRDQLLEGDN, from the coding sequence GTGACACAAACACCGTCCAGCACATCCCCCTCCGGCAAGGGCCTGAGCAACAAGGCCATCGCCCGCATCTTCACGGTGCCGGGCCAGGTGGTCTCCGTGCTCGTCCTGGTCATGCCGCTGCTCGTGGCCCTGTACATGAGCTTCACCGACTGGTCGCCCACGCGCGGCTCCCTGTTCGACGCCTTCTTCGTGGGCTTCGAGAACTATTCGGAGCTGCTCGTCTACGACACCCGGTTCATCTATGCGGTCATCAGGACCTTCCTCATCTCCTCGGTCTGCCTGTGCCTCGAATTCACCTTCGGGCTGGGGCTGGCCGTGCTCTTCATGCGCAAGTTCCGGGGCAAGTCCGTGCTCTTCTCGGCCTTCCTCACGCCGATGATGATCCTGCCCGTGGTGGTGGGGTACATCTTCTGGATGCTCTTCCAGTCCAACGGCCCCATCAACCAGATGCTGGAATTCTGCTTCGGGGCCGAGGCCGCGATGGAGTGGTTCAAGCACGCGCCCACGGCCATCTTCGCGGTGATCATCACCGAAGTCTGGCATTGGACGCCGCTCTTCTTCCTGATCCTGCTCTCCGGGCTGAACTCCGTGCCCGAGAACCCGGTGCGCGCGGCGGTCATCCTGGGGGCCAACCCCAGGCAGGTCTTCTGGCGGGTGGTCATGCCGACGCTGAAGCCGGTGATCATCGTGGCCTTCGTCATCCGGGCCATGGAGGTCATCAAGCTGTTCGACGAGGTCTACATGCTCACCCGGGGCGGCCCCGGCTCGTCCACCGAGACCATCAGCCTGTACATCTACAAGCTGGCCTTCAACGATTTTCAGCTCGCCTACGGCGCGGCGGCGGCCTTCCTGGTCCTGGTGGGGTCCCTCCTGCTGGTCCACATGCTGCTGGCCCCGGTGCGCGACCAGCTCCTGGAGGGCGACAACTGA
- a CDS encoding extracellular solute-binding protein, translating into MESKNVKLEKTLKEYDAGGMSRRSFLRTMATLGVATAVANAVAISPLGALNAFAAIKGAEDRAWELAKVAAAKATKKKLTLLIPTGSIGNMTPYAEKWKTELGIELEFIEEPDEVVHTKGMQEAVAKTGRYDVMMPTAMSYPDWIDSGVIYDLTDWTEKYDPELFNKEWGVVFPASHHAQLYNGRVAGLLNDGDQITLLCRKDYLEDSAKAKAFEDKYGRKLAVPDTWKEYYELAQFMHDPANGFYGSLEYRSPYYVKWMFMQRLVSKGMLYFDGEMNPTFNSDEGVAALEDMLAMNEYLHPDAFSFTWSSNYNAFGRGEGFMNIVWPSGFKYSKAPSTGPATTGKIAATVMPADFTKDGTKLYAGLFCWGYGYAVSKYSANPELSYAYAQWMTSPTISADAIPYLGGYSDPYRVNHMLKPTQRLIDTYSPEYLQTLYDNMVNTVPDFCLPGGFEYQDALDKEVHACMTGSKKPKEALDRAAQKFERITRRIGKDKVKKSWLSLAKNLADPIKKSTGADKWS; encoded by the coding sequence ATGGAAAGCAAGAACGTGAAGTTGGAAAAAACCCTGAAGGAATATGATGCCGGTGGGATGAGCCGCCGTTCCTTCCTCCGGACCATGGCGACCCTGGGCGTGGCCACCGCCGTGGCCAACGCCGTGGCCATCTCCCCGCTGGGCGCGCTGAACGCCTTCGCCGCCATCAAGGGCGCCGAGGACCGCGCCTGGGAACTGGCCAAGGTGGCCGCCGCCAAGGCGACCAAGAAGAAACTGACCCTGCTGATCCCCACCGGCTCCATCGGCAACATGACTCCCTATGCCGAGAAGTGGAAGACCGAGCTGGGCATCGAGCTGGAATTCATCGAGGAGCCGGACGAGGTCGTCCACACCAAGGGCATGCAGGAGGCCGTGGCCAAGACCGGCCGTTACGACGTGATGATGCCCACCGCCATGTCCTACCCGGACTGGATCGACTCCGGCGTCATCTACGACCTGACCGACTGGACCGAGAAATACGATCCCGAGCTGTTCAACAAGGAGTGGGGCGTCGTCTTCCCGGCCTCCCACCACGCCCAGCTGTACAACGGCCGCGTGGCCGGTCTGCTGAACGACGGCGACCAGATCACCCTGCTGTGCCGCAAGGACTACCTGGAGGACTCCGCCAAGGCCAAGGCGTTCGAGGACAAATACGGCCGCAAGCTCGCCGTGCCCGACACCTGGAAGGAATACTACGAGCTCGCCCAGTTCATGCACGACCCGGCCAACGGGTTCTACGGCTCCCTGGAATACCGCTCCCCGTACTACGTGAAGTGGATGTTCATGCAGCGTCTCGTGTCCAAGGGCATGCTCTACTTCGACGGCGAGATGAACCCGACCTTCAACTCCGACGAAGGCGTGGCCGCCCTGGAAGACATGCTGGCCATGAACGAATACCTGCACCCCGACGCCTTCTCCTTCACCTGGTCCTCCAACTACAACGCCTTCGGGCGCGGCGAGGGCTTCATGAACATCGTCTGGCCGTCCGGCTTCAAGTATTCCAAGGCTCCGTCCACCGGCCCCGCCACCACCGGCAAGATCGCCGCGACGGTCATGCCCGCCGACTTCACCAAGGACGGCACCAAGCTCTACGCGGGCCTGTTCTGCTGGGGCTACGGCTACGCGGTCTCCAAGTATTCGGCCAACCCCGAGCTGTCCTACGCCTACGCCCAGTGGATGACCTCCCCGACCATCTCGGCGGACGCCATCCCGTACCTCGGCGGCTACTCCGACCCGTACCGCGTCAACCACATGCTCAAGCCCACCCAGCGGCTCATCGACACCTACTCCCCGGAGTACCTGCAGACCCTGTACGACAACATGGTCAACACCGTGCCCGACTTCTGCCTGCCCGGCGGTTTCGAGTACCAGGACGCCCTGGACAAGGAAGTCCACGCCTGCATGACCGGCTCCAAGAAGCCCAAGGAGGCCCTGGACCGCGCCGCGCAGAAGTTCGAGCGCATCACCAGGCGCATCGGCAAGGACAAGGTCAAGAAGTCCTGGCTGTCCCTGGCCAAGAACCTCGCCGATCCGATCAAGAAATCCACCGGCGCGGACAAGTGGAGCTAA
- a CDS encoding C45 family autoproteolytic acyltransferase/hydolase encodes MKTVPVIELSGTPFDMGLAHGRALKNLIREFVDSVTEVHRMNNGYLSVDKPPLETFCMKNLGFLEKFSPDLVEEMRGIAEGAGVTFREILYLNSFLELEDLRAPSVGARVLPDGLWGCTTFNVTREAGEGGRAYIGQTYDMEKYYEKFLCLLRITPEKGPSQLVVSFAGILGLNGLNSAGVGAVINKVTATDARPGVIYPFIMRKALASERIGDALGAAIFSPRAGGINYQFAGSGVAFCAETSAAYYQLLEIDGSIAHTNHFVGSDMRRFETPNWLSHGGSMVRRQVADNFLKKHRGTLNPEKLKELTRDHTNHPRCICAHGFPGEDPRTAFHTVFAVIMDPEAGWLDLCPGNPCENGYERHAL; translated from the coding sequence ATGAAAACCGTTCCCGTCATAGAATTGTCCGGCACCCCCTTCGACATGGGGCTGGCCCACGGCAGGGCGCTCAAGAATTTGATCCGCGAGTTCGTGGACTCCGTGACCGAAGTCCACAGGATGAACAACGGATACCTCTCGGTGGACAAGCCGCCGCTCGAGACGTTCTGCATGAAGAACCTCGGCTTCCTGGAGAAGTTCTCCCCGGACCTGGTGGAGGAGATGCGCGGCATCGCCGAGGGCGCGGGGGTGACCTTCCGCGAGATCCTGTACCTCAACTCCTTCCTGGAGCTGGAGGACCTGCGCGCCCCGTCCGTGGGGGCCAGGGTACTGCCCGACGGGCTGTGGGGCTGCACCACCTTCAACGTCACCCGTGAGGCGGGCGAGGGCGGGCGGGCCTACATCGGCCAGACCTACGACATGGAGAAGTACTACGAGAAGTTTCTCTGCCTGCTGCGCATCACGCCGGAGAAGGGACCGTCCCAGCTGGTGGTCTCCTTTGCCGGCATCCTCGGCCTGAACGGCCTGAACTCGGCGGGCGTGGGCGCGGTCATCAACAAGGTCACGGCCACGGACGCCCGTCCCGGCGTGATCTACCCGTTCATCATGCGCAAGGCGCTGGCCTCCGAGCGCATCGGCGACGCCCTGGGCGCGGCCATCTTCTCGCCGCGCGCGGGCGGCATCAACTACCAGTTCGCCGGTTCCGGCGTGGCCTTCTGCGCCGAGACCTCGGCGGCCTACTACCAATTGCTGGAGATCGACGGCTCCATCGCCCACACGAACCACTTCGTGGGGAGCGACATGCGCCGCTTCGAGACCCCCAACTGGCTGTCCCATGGCGGGTCCATGGTGCGCAGGCAGGTGGCGGACAATTTTCTGAAAAAGCACCGGGGGACGCTCAACCCGGAGAAGCTCAAGGAGCTGACCAGGGACCACACCAACCATCCCCGGTGCATCTGCGCCCACGGGTTCCCCGGCGAGGACCCGAGGACGGCCTTCCATACCGTGTTCGCCGTGATCATGGACCCGGAAGCGGGGTGGCTGGACCTGTGTCCGGGCAACCCGTGCGAAAACGGGTACGAGCGGCACGCGCTCTGA